From the genome of Globicephala melas chromosome 16, mGloMel1.2, whole genome shotgun sequence, one region includes:
- the LOC115856456 gene encoding S-methyl-5'-thioadenosine phosphorylase-like: MASGATPAAVKIGIIGGTGLDDPEILEGRTEKYVDTPFGKPSDALILGKIKNVDCVLLARHGRQHTIMPSKVNYQANIWALKEEGCTHVIVTTACGSLKEEIQPGDIIIIDQFIDRTTRRLQTFYDGNHSCARGVCHIPMAEPFCPKTREVLIDTAKKLGLRCHSKGTMITIEGPRFSSRAESVMFQTWGADVINMTTVPEVILAKEAGICYASIAMATDYDCWKEHEEVVSVDRVLKTLKENANKAKSLLLTTIPQIGSTEWSETLHNIRKMAQFSVMLPRH; encoded by the coding sequence ATGGCCTCAGGTGCCACTCCCGCGGCCGTGAAGATTGGAATAATTGGTGGGACAGGCCTGGATGATCCAGAAATCTTAGAAGGAAGAACCGAAAAATATGTGGACACTCCATTTGGCAAGCCTTCTGATGCCTTAATTTTGGGGAAGATAAAGAATGTTGATTGCGTCCTCCTTGCAAGGCATGGGAGGCAGCATACCATCATGCCTTCGAAAGTCAACTATCAGGCGAACATCTGGGCTCTGAAGGAGGAGGGCTGTACACATGTCATAGTGACCACAGCTTGCGGTTCCTTGAAGGAAGAGATTCAGCCTGGCGATATCATCATTATTGATCAGTTCATTGACAGGACTACCAGAAGGCTTCAGACCTTCTACGACGGAAATCATTCCTGTGCCAGAGGAGTGTGTCATATTCCAATGGCTGAGCCGTTCTGCCCTAAAACAAGAGAGGTCCTCATAGACACCGCTAAGAAGCTAGGACTCCGGTGCCACTCAAAAGGGACAATGATCACAATTGAGGGACCTCGTTTTAGCTCCCGGGCAGAAAGTGTCATGTTCCAAACCTGGGGTGCGGATGTTATCAACATGACCACAGTTCCAGAGGTGATTCTTGCTAAGGAGGCTGGAATTTGCTACGCAAGTATCGCCATGGCAACAGATTATGATTGCTGGAAGGAGCATGAGGAAGTAGTTTCTGTGGACCGGGTCTTAAAGACCCTGAAAGAAAATGCCAATAAAGCCAAAAGTTTACTTCTCACTACCATACCTCAGATAGGATCCACGGAATGGTCAGAAACCCTCCATAACATTAGGAAAATGGCCCAGTTTTCTGTTATGTTACCAAGACATTAA